The nucleotide window CCTGCCCGGCGTCTCCGCCATCGCGTTGACGATCGCCGCGCTGCCCTGGCTCCCGGGGGCGCCGGCCGTTGGCTACACGGCCCTGTTCATCGGGTCGTCCGTCCTCTTCCTCGTCACGGCACCCGCGATCCTGCGCGCCTCGCTCTCGGGCCGGCAGCTCGCCGGCCTGCTCACGCTGCTGTGCCTGCTGCGCGCGGCGTTTCTTTTCACGACGCCCGTCGGCTCGGACGACTTTCACCGGTACCTGTGGGACGGCAGGGTGCAGGCTGCGGGGCTGAACCCCTACCGCTACGCGCCCGGTGCCCCGGAGTTGCAGCCGCTGCACACCGAGACCCTGCCGCGGCTGGTCAACCACCCCACGCTCAAGACCCCGTACTTCCCGCTGGCCGAGTGGGCCTTCCGGCTGGCGTACGGTCTGAGCGGCGAGTCGGTCTGGGGCATCAAGCTGCTCGTGCTGCTCGCCGAGGCCCTGACGGTCGCGGGCCTGTGGCTGCTGCTCGGTCAGCTCGGGCGGCCGCCCAGCCACGTGCTGCTGTACGCGGCGGCGCCCCTGGCCATCTTCCAGTTCGCGATCGACGCGCACGTCGACGCGATCGGCTTCCCCTTCCTCGTGTTCGGGCTGCTCCTGCACCTCCGAGGGTGGAAGACCACGGGTCTCGTGCTCCTCGCCCTGTCGATGTCGGTCAAGCCCGTCGCGGCGGTGGTCCTGCCCTTTCTCCTTCTTCGCGCCCGCGGCTGGCGCGCGCGTCTGGCGGTGCCGCTCGTGCCGGCGCTGGTGATCGGCCTCCAGTTTGCGCCGTATCTCGTCGACCCCGGCGTCTTCGACGGGCTGTTCACCTTCGCCCGCCGCTGGCGCTACAACGGGGCGATCTTCAGCCTCGTCCACGCCACGCTGGGCGACACTCTGCCTTCCCGGATCCTCTGCGGTGTCCTCTTCACGACCGTGCTGGGCGTGCTGAGCGTTCGCGCGCGGGACGTCGCGGTGACCTCGGTGTACGCGGTGCTGCTGCTCCTGCTCTTCTCGCCTGTCG belongs to Acidobacteriota bacterium and includes:
- a CDS encoding glycosyltransferase family 39 protein, with translation MTLRLAVLPGVSAIALTIAALPWLPGAPAVGYTALFIGSSVLFLVTAPAILRASLSGRQLAGLLTLLCLLRAAFLFTTPVGSDDFHRYLWDGRVQAAGLNPYRYAPGAPELQPLHTETLPRLVNHPTLKTPYFPLAEWAFRLAYGLSGESVWGIKLLVLLAEALTVAGLWLLLGQLGRPPSHVLLYAAAPLAIFQFAIDAHVDAIGFPFLVFGLLLHLRGWKTTGLVLLALSMSVKPVAAVVLPFLLLRARGWRARLAVPLVPALVIGLQFAPYLVDPGVFDGLFTFARRWRYNGAIFSLVHATLGDTLPSRILCGVLFTTVLGVLSVRARDVAVTSVYAVLLLLLFSPVVHPWYVGWLAVVAPLAPRPSSLALVGAVSLTSLTVVTYQLDGVWVDYGPVRAAQYLPVVALLVWEATARQRAARVSLPG